The proteins below are encoded in one region of Nocardioides marmorisolisilvae:
- a CDS encoding GcvT family protein: MAEVPARARVVVIGAGIVGNSLVHHLARLGWRDIVQLDMGPLPNPGGSTGHASNFIFPVDHSREITDLTLDSMAQYKEMGVFTESGGFEVARTPARMEELRRRMSSAKAWGIEAELVSPAFVQEKVPFLDPDQIIGAFWTPSVGVVDSLRAGTIMRESALELGALTVVPNVEVTGLDVEDGRIRTVRTAGGDIETQYVVIACGVWSPKIGDMAGVSIPLTPAVHQMISVGPCPQLTGEQGEISGEINHPIVRDMDTYCYERQHGADMEVGSYAHRAILHEPEDIPSLEQAKLSPTEMPFTSDDFDPQLEQAFELMPDLLGAEGAEIRYAINGLLSLTCDGQPILGESLVKGLWTAAAVWIKEGPGVGRAVAEWMTDGHSEIDVHHCDIARFYPHQMRREHTRLRTTESFIKTYGIIHPAEQYESDRDQRLAPMHDSQQKLGAVFFEAVGWERPHWYESNAGLLEEYGDAVMPREHEWDSRWWSPIINAEHLRMREAAGVIDLTAFAIFDITGPGALDVVQRTCVAQCDVTVGKVIYTSVLDAKGGFRSDLTVMRLGKHHFRVVTGGAHGMADRKIFADQLPGDAATELSDVTDEVSTIGLWGPRARDILSALTEDDVSDDGFGFLSCRGISVRTSAGDTTVLASRISYVGELGWELYVPMDSAAVLWDALLETGAEHGAVPVGIGVYGTTGRLEKGYRAFGFELDGERTIVEAGMQRPKVKAADFVGREAYLAQRERAPLAVLCTMTVDDHTSASGVKRYMLGGEPILTRDGGTLTDGHGHHPYVTSAGSAPSLGKHVLMAYLPPDQATVGNRLAVSYMEELYPVTVATVDATALLDPANERIR, encoded by the coding sequence ATGGCTGAGGTTCCGGCTCGTGCACGCGTCGTGGTGATCGGGGCCGGCATCGTCGGCAACAGCCTGGTCCACCATCTGGCGCGACTGGGCTGGCGCGACATCGTGCAGCTGGACATGGGCCCGCTGCCCAACCCCGGTGGCTCGACCGGGCACGCCTCCAACTTCATCTTCCCGGTCGACCACTCCCGGGAGATCACCGACCTCACGCTGGACTCGATGGCCCAGTACAAGGAGATGGGGGTGTTCACCGAGTCCGGGGGCTTCGAGGTGGCCCGCACGCCAGCCCGGATGGAGGAGCTGCGTCGGCGGATGTCGAGCGCGAAGGCGTGGGGCATCGAGGCCGAGCTGGTCAGCCCGGCATTCGTCCAGGAGAAGGTGCCGTTCCTCGACCCCGACCAGATCATCGGCGCGTTCTGGACCCCGAGCGTGGGCGTGGTCGACTCGCTGCGAGCCGGCACGATCATGCGGGAGTCGGCACTCGAGCTCGGGGCGCTGACCGTCGTACCCAACGTCGAGGTGACCGGCCTCGACGTCGAGGATGGCCGGATCCGCACGGTGCGCACCGCGGGCGGTGACATCGAGACCCAGTACGTCGTGATCGCCTGCGGCGTGTGGAGTCCGAAGATCGGCGACATGGCAGGCGTCAGCATCCCGCTGACCCCTGCGGTGCACCAGATGATCAGCGTCGGCCCGTGCCCGCAGTTGACGGGTGAACAAGGAGAGATCAGCGGTGAGATAAACCACCCGATCGTCCGGGACATGGACACCTACTGCTACGAGCGCCAGCACGGCGCCGACATGGAGGTCGGGTCCTACGCGCACCGGGCGATCCTGCACGAGCCGGAGGACATCCCCTCGCTCGAGCAGGCGAAGCTGTCGCCGACCGAGATGCCGTTCACCTCCGACGACTTCGACCCCCAGCTCGAGCAGGCCTTCGAGCTGATGCCTGACCTGCTCGGCGCCGAGGGCGCCGAGATCCGCTACGCCATCAACGGCCTGCTGTCGTTGACGTGTGACGGCCAGCCGATCCTCGGCGAGAGCCTGGTCAAGGGCCTGTGGACGGCAGCGGCGGTCTGGATCAAGGAGGGCCCTGGGGTCGGCCGCGCGGTCGCGGAGTGGATGACCGACGGTCACTCCGAGATCGACGTCCACCACTGCGACATCGCCCGCTTCTACCCGCACCAGATGCGCCGCGAGCACACCCGGCTGCGCACCACCGAGTCCTTCATCAAGACCTACGGGATCATCCACCCCGCGGAGCAGTACGAGTCCGACCGCGACCAGCGGCTCGCCCCGATGCACGACTCCCAGCAGAAGCTTGGCGCGGTGTTCTTCGAGGCGGTCGGCTGGGAGCGGCCGCACTGGTACGAGTCCAACGCCGGCCTGCTCGAGGAGTACGGCGACGCGGTGATGCCGCGCGAGCATGAGTGGGACTCCCGCTGGTGGAGCCCGATCATCAATGCCGAGCACCTGCGGATGCGCGAGGCCGCCGGCGTGATCGACCTGACCGCGTTCGCGATCTTCGACATCACCGGGCCGGGGGCCCTGGACGTCGTTCAGCGCACCTGTGTCGCGCAGTGCGACGTCACGGTGGGCAAGGTCATCTACACCTCGGTCCTCGACGCGAAGGGCGGCTTCAGGTCCGATCTCACCGTGATGCGCCTCGGAAAGCACCACTTCCGGGTCGTCACCGGTGGCGCCCACGGAATGGCGGACCGGAAGATCTTCGCCGACCAGCTTCCGGGCGACGCCGCGACCGAGCTGTCCGACGTGACCGACGAGGTCTCGACGATCGGGCTGTGGGGTCCACGGGCACGCGACATCCTGTCCGCCCTCACCGAGGACGATGTCTCCGACGACGGCTTCGGCTTCCTCAGCTGCCGCGGGATCTCCGTTCGCACGAGTGCCGGCGACACCACCGTGCTGGCCTCGCGGATCTCCTACGTGGGCGAGCTCGGCTGGGAGCTCTATGTGCCGATGGACTCGGCCGCGGTGCTCTGGGACGCGCTGTTGGAGACCGGGGCCGAGCACGGCGCGGTGCCGGTCGGCATCGGCGTCTATGGCACCACCGGCCGCCTGGAGAAGGGCTACCGCGCGTTCGGCTTCGAGCTCGACGGCGAGCGCACGATCGTCGAGGCCGGGATGCAGCGCCCCAAGGTGAAGGCAGCCGACTTCGTCGGGCGCGAGGCGTACCTGGCGCAGCGCGAGCGGGCCCCGCTCGCGGTGCTGTGCACGATGACGGTCGACGACCACACCTCCGCCAGCGGCGTCAAGCGCTACATGCTCGGCGGTGAGCCGATCCTGACCCGCGACGGCGGCACTCTGACCGACGGCCACGGCCACCATCCCTACGTCACCTCGGCCGGCTCGGCTCCCAGTCTGGGCAAGCACGTGCTGATGGCCTACCTCCCGCCGGACCAGGCGACCGTGGGCAACAGGCTGGCGGTGTCCTACATGGAGGAGCTGTACCCGGTCACGGTGGCCACCGTGGACGCCACCGCTCTGCTCGACCCCGCCAACGAGCGGATCCGGTGA
- a CDS encoding ABC transporter substrate-binding protein, translated as MAQRSRRLFSLVAIAAALALGLSACGGGNIKKTTSAGGKTCGDFKIAINAWTGYYADAWVVGELAAKKLGCNVSYVKLAEEPSWNAMANGTVDTILENWGHDDLVKKYITEQHVVQDAGQTGNKGIIGWYVPPWMAQKYPDITNWKNLNKYASMFKTSESGGQGQLLDGDPSYVTNDQALVKNLKLNYKVVVGGSEAALIQSFRKAEKNKTPLLAYFYEPQWFFSEMKLAHVNLPAYSSDPKVCPTAPSQIRCDYPPYNLNKLVSTKFAKSGSPAYTLVKNFHWTNADQNLVATYIAKDGMSNAAAADKWIAANPDKVNAWLSGT; from the coding sequence ATGGCACAACGATCACGGCGACTGTTCAGTCTGGTCGCCATCGCCGCTGCCCTCGCGCTCGGGCTGAGTGCGTGCGGTGGCGGCAACATCAAGAAGACGACGAGCGCGGGTGGCAAGACCTGCGGGGACTTCAAGATCGCCATCAACGCCTGGACCGGCTACTACGCCGATGCCTGGGTGGTCGGTGAGCTGGCCGCGAAGAAGCTCGGCTGCAACGTCAGCTACGTCAAGCTGGCCGAGGAGCCCAGCTGGAACGCGATGGCCAACGGCACCGTCGACACCATCCTGGAGAACTGGGGCCACGATGACCTGGTCAAGAAGTACATCACCGAGCAGCACGTGGTCCAGGACGCAGGCCAGACCGGCAACAAGGGGATCATCGGCTGGTACGTCCCGCCGTGGATGGCGCAGAAGTACCCCGACATCACCAACTGGAAGAACCTGAACAAGTACGCCTCGATGTTCAAGACCTCTGAGTCCGGTGGCCAAGGGCAGCTGCTCGACGGCGACCCGTCGTACGTCACGAACGACCAGGCGCTGGTGAAGAACCTGAAACTGAACTACAAGGTCGTCGTCGGTGGCAGCGAGGCTGCGCTGATCCAGAGCTTCCGCAAGGCCGAGAAGAACAAGACGCCGCTGCTGGCCTACTTCTACGAGCCGCAGTGGTTCTTCTCCGAGATGAAGCTGGCGCACGTCAACCTGCCGGCGTACTCCTCAGACCCGAAGGTCTGCCCGACGGCGCCCTCGCAGATCCGCTGCGACTACCCGCCGTACAACCTGAACAAGCTGGTCTCCACGAAGTTCGCCAAGTCCGGCTCGCCGGCGTACACGCTGGTGAAGAACTTCCACTGGACCAACGCCGACCAGAACCTGGTCGCGACCTACATCGCCAAGGACGGCATGAGCAACGCTGCCGCGGCCGACAAGTGGATCGCCGCGAACCCGGACAAGGTCAACGCGTGGCTGTCCGGCACCTGA
- a CDS encoding ABC transporter permease — MTVAPAVARPPTTREEQPHVAEPTRRPVWLLLLGIVVVWGIGYALFRGRDTLATPFVQLTGVQHWINGIRDDIQTAGQTNWFFHGVIGSVSDFANWVITQLQNLLSHPAPGLPVPQIGWLGVSAIFAWCAYAAAGLRSMVLVLVATQLFGVFGYWQDSIDMVIITILAVVVSMLIGIPTGIAMARRAWVSTVITPVLDAMQTMPSFAYIPFFFILFGPGAACAIVLTIVYSVPPLVRITEHGIRSVEASTQEAASSLGATRRQLLRKVQLPMARRTIVLGINQCTLAALSMAVIAGFINGPGLGSDVLQGLTNINVGQGAVPGLLIVVIAIALDRTTTAASERSERRGRQKEGAARVRRIALVVGAVVTLVAIYFSHTYLQAAQFPSSLDVGAHLVNGINSVSDSIVNALGGVSNAFKNVISYGFLNPLQELLADSPWWLMAPVLLAVSWVIGGIKPLLTTLVCEGVIFGTGLWNDTMVTLTTTVVATVLVMILAVVIGVWIGRSQRVDAAVRPILDGFQTIPSFVYLVPALALFSPSRFTAIVAATAYAAPISIKLVADGIRGVSATTVEAARASGITSWQMILKVQLPMARSSLALAANQGLLYVLSMVVIGGMVGAGSLGYLVVSGFVQVPLFGKGLAAGIAITALGILLDRTARAAAARSRR; from the coding sequence ATGACCGTCGCACCAGCGGTGGCACGGCCACCGACCACACGGGAGGAACAGCCGCACGTCGCCGAGCCGACCCGGCGGCCGGTCTGGCTGCTGTTGCTCGGGATCGTGGTCGTCTGGGGGATCGGCTACGCGCTCTTCCGCGGCAGGGACACCCTCGCCACGCCGTTCGTCCAGCTCACCGGGGTCCAGCACTGGATCAACGGCATCCGCGACGACATCCAGACCGCAGGTCAGACCAACTGGTTCTTCCACGGTGTGATCGGCAGCGTCTCGGACTTCGCCAACTGGGTGATCACCCAGCTGCAGAACCTGCTCTCCCATCCGGCTCCGGGCCTCCCCGTTCCGCAGATCGGCTGGCTGGGTGTCAGCGCGATCTTCGCCTGGTGCGCGTACGCGGCGGCCGGGCTGCGTTCGATGGTCCTGGTGCTGGTCGCCACCCAGCTGTTCGGAGTCTTCGGCTACTGGCAAGACAGCATCGACATGGTGATCATCACGATCCTCGCGGTCGTGGTGAGCATGCTCATCGGCATCCCGACCGGGATCGCGATGGCGCGGCGAGCCTGGGTCTCGACCGTGATCACGCCGGTCCTGGACGCGATGCAGACGATGCCGTCGTTCGCCTACATCCCGTTCTTCTTCATCCTGTTCGGTCCCGGCGCGGCCTGCGCGATCGTGTTGACGATCGTCTACTCGGTTCCACCACTGGTGCGCATCACCGAGCACGGCATCCGGTCGGTCGAGGCCAGTACCCAGGAGGCGGCCTCATCGTTGGGTGCGACCCGGCGCCAACTGCTCCGCAAGGTGCAGCTCCCGATGGCGCGGCGGACCATCGTGCTCGGCATCAACCAGTGCACGCTGGCCGCCTTGTCGATGGCTGTCATCGCCGGCTTCATCAACGGCCCAGGCCTCGGCTCAGACGTGCTGCAGGGCCTGACCAACATCAACGTCGGCCAGGGCGCGGTGCCCGGCCTGCTGATCGTCGTGATCGCGATCGCGCTCGACCGGACCACCACGGCCGCCAGCGAACGGTCGGAGCGCAGAGGCCGGCAGAAGGAGGGCGCGGCCAGGGTGCGCAGGATCGCCCTGGTCGTCGGCGCGGTGGTGACACTGGTCGCGATCTACTTCTCCCACACCTACCTCCAGGCGGCGCAGTTCCCGTCCTCGCTGGACGTAGGCGCTCACCTCGTCAACGGGATCAACTCGGTCTCCGACTCGATCGTCAATGCGCTCGGCGGGGTCTCCAACGCCTTCAAGAACGTGATCAGCTACGGCTTCCTCAACCCGCTCCAGGAACTGCTGGCCGACAGCCCGTGGTGGTTGATGGCGCCGGTGCTGCTGGCCGTGTCCTGGGTGATCGGCGGCATCAAGCCGTTGCTGACGACGCTGGTCTGCGAAGGGGTGATCTTCGGGACGGGCTTGTGGAACGACACCATGGTCACGCTCACGACCACCGTCGTGGCCACGGTGTTGGTGATGATCCTCGCGGTCGTGATCGGGGTCTGGATCGGTCGCAGCCAGCGCGTCGACGCGGCGGTCCGGCCGATCCTCGACGGCTTCCAGACGATCCCGTCATTCGTCTACCTGGTGCCGGCGCTGGCGCTGTTCTCGCCGTCGCGGTTCACCGCGATCGTGGCCGCCACCGCCTACGCGGCGCCGATCTCGATCAAGCTCGTCGCTGACGGGATCCGCGGAGTCTCGGCGACCACGGTGGAGGCGGCCCGTGCCAGCGGGATCACGTCGTGGCAGATGATCCTCAAGGTCCAGCTGCCCATGGCCCGGTCGTCGCTGGCACTGGCGGCCAACCAGGGCCTGCTCTACGTGCTGTCGATGGTGGTCATCGGCGGCATGGTCGGAGCGGGCAGCCTGGGCTATCTCGTCGTGTCCGGGTTCGTCCAGGTTCCGCTGTTCGGCAAGGGCCTGGCCGCGGGCATCGCCATCACCGCGCTGGGCATCCTGCTCGACCGCACTGCGCGCGCGGCCGCTGCCCGGTCGAGGCGCTGA
- a CDS encoding quaternary amine ABC transporter ATP-binding protein, with product MSTDLHPAPATPDSSDAALRVESLWKIFGNKAGSIIGTPDADLSRKDLQAKTGCVMAVKDVSFEVSPGEVFVVMGLSGSGKSTLVRLLTRLIEPSAGSVVMSGREITTADESQLRELRRKHVAMVFQNFGLLPHRSVRDNIAFGLEVRGVGKAERRDRAQEMIDLVGLSGYELSYPDQLSGGMQQRVGLARALAGDPDLLLFDEPFSALDPLIRRDMQNEVIRLHHEVRKTMVFITHDLAEALKLGDRILIMRDGEIVQIGTPDEVVARPADDYVKDFVSDVPKSHVLTLRWVARPQRDGETTDGPVLQADQVVRDAARHVLDVDGPVRVFDGEEFLGVVDDDDILRVVVAEEGVQP from the coding sequence ATGAGCACAGACCTACACCCCGCTCCGGCGACGCCGGACAGCAGCGACGCCGCGCTCCGGGTCGAGTCGCTGTGGAAGATCTTCGGCAACAAGGCCGGCTCGATCATCGGCACCCCCGACGCCGACCTGTCCCGCAAGGACCTGCAGGCCAAGACCGGCTGCGTGATGGCGGTCAAGGACGTCTCCTTCGAGGTGTCCCCGGGCGAGGTGTTCGTGGTGATGGGCCTGTCGGGCTCGGGAAAGTCGACGCTGGTCCGGCTGCTGACCCGGCTGATCGAGCCCAGCGCCGGGTCTGTGGTGATGAGCGGGCGGGAGATCACGACCGCCGACGAGAGTCAGCTCCGAGAGCTGCGCCGCAAGCACGTGGCGATGGTCTTCCAGAACTTCGGATTGCTGCCACACCGCTCCGTGCGCGACAACATCGCCTTCGGTCTCGAGGTGCGTGGGGTCGGGAAGGCGGAGCGGCGCGACCGGGCCCAGGAGATGATCGACCTCGTCGGGCTCTCCGGCTACGAGCTCTCCTATCCCGACCAGCTCTCCGGCGGGATGCAGCAGCGGGTCGGCCTCGCCCGCGCGCTGGCCGGCGATCCCGACCTGCTGCTGTTCGACGAGCCGTTCTCCGCACTCGACCCGCTGATCCGCCGGGACATGCAGAACGAGGTCATCCGGCTGCATCACGAGGTCCGCAAGACCATGGTGTTCATCACCCACGATCTGGCCGAGGCGCTCAAGCTCGGCGACCGCATCCTGATCATGCGTGACGGCGAGATCGTCCAGATCGGCACCCCCGACGAGGTCGTCGCCCGGCCGGCTGACGACTACGTCAAGGACTTCGTCAGCGACGTGCCGAAGTCGCACGTGCTCACGCTGCGCTGGGTCGCCCGACCCCAGCGTGACGGCGAGACGACCGACGGACCCGTGCTGCAGGCCGACCAGGTGGTGCGGGACGCCGCTCGGCACGTGCTCGACGTCGACGGCCCGGTCCGGGTCTTCGACGGCGAGGAGTTCCTCGGCGTCGTCGACGACGACGACATCCTGCGGGTGGTAGTCGCGGAGGAGGGCGTCCAGCCATGA
- the betA gene encoding choline dehydrogenase — protein MSARTAGGRYDYVIVGGGSAGCALANRLSADPGTSVLVLEAGRSDFRIDPFIHMPAALPFPIGNRLYDWKYESDPEPHMGGRRVFHARGKVLGGSSSINGMIFQRGNPLDYQRWAADPGMESWDYLHCLPYFKRMETCLAGADEWRGGDGPLKLERGPADNPLFGAFFEAVQQAGYHLTDDVNGYRQEGFAKFDRNVYRGRRLSAARAYLHPVMNRKNLRVETLAMATRVVFDGKRATGVEYRRAGRGRRTVAAGEVILCGGAINTPQLLQLSGVGNAAALSALGVPVVADLPGVGENLQDHLEVYIQYASKQPVSIAPGLRMRNRPKIGYDWLVHRRGLGATNHFEGGGFARSNEDVDYPNLMFHFLPIAIRYDGSAPTEGHGYQVHIGPMYADTRGRVLIRSTDPREHPSLQFNYLSTPTDRKEWVEAIRVARDILTQPAFAPYNDGELSPGPSVETDEQILDWVARDAETALHPSCTAKMGSIEADPMSVVDPDTMRVHGVDGLRVVDASVFPYVTNGNIYAPVMMVAEKAADLIAGNTPLAAVDVPYYRYRESTPLYPPGDQRNAAGVPTTKEDA, from the coding sequence GTGAGCGCGCGGACCGCGGGCGGCCGCTACGACTACGTCATCGTGGGGGGCGGATCTGCCGGTTGTGCGCTCGCCAACCGGCTCAGTGCCGATCCGGGCACCAGCGTGCTGGTGCTGGAGGCCGGCCGGTCCGACTTCCGGATCGACCCGTTCATCCACATGCCGGCCGCGCTGCCGTTCCCGATCGGCAACCGCCTGTACGACTGGAAGTACGAGAGCGATCCGGAGCCGCACATGGGCGGACGCCGGGTCTTCCACGCCCGGGGCAAGGTCCTCGGTGGGTCGAGCAGCATCAACGGGATGATCTTCCAGCGTGGCAACCCGCTGGACTACCAGCGCTGGGCGGCCGACCCGGGGATGGAGTCGTGGGACTACCTGCACTGCCTGCCCTACTTCAAGCGGATGGAGACCTGCCTCGCCGGCGCCGACGAGTGGCGCGGCGGCGACGGCCCGTTGAAGCTCGAGCGAGGCCCGGCGGACAACCCCTTGTTCGGAGCGTTCTTCGAGGCCGTGCAGCAGGCCGGCTACCACCTCACCGACGACGTGAACGGCTACCGCCAGGAGGGCTTCGCCAAGTTCGACCGCAACGTCTACCGCGGCCGCAGGCTCTCGGCGGCGCGGGCCTACCTCCACCCCGTGATGAACCGGAAGAACCTGCGGGTCGAGACGCTGGCGATGGCCACCCGGGTGGTCTTCGACGGCAAGCGGGCGACCGGGGTGGAGTACCGCCGCGCAGGCCGAGGTCGCCGTACCGTCGCCGCCGGCGAGGTGATCCTCTGCGGTGGTGCGATCAACACGCCTCAGTTGCTGCAGCTCTCCGGTGTGGGCAACGCGGCCGCGCTGTCCGCGCTCGGCGTACCCGTCGTCGCGGACCTTCCCGGCGTCGGGGAGAACCTCCAGGACCACCTCGAGGTCTACATCCAGTACGCGTCGAAGCAGCCGGTCTCGATCGCGCCCGGCCTGCGGATGCGGAACCGGCCGAAGATCGGCTACGACTGGCTTGTCCACCGCAGGGGCCTGGGCGCGACGAACCATTTCGAGGGCGGCGGCTTCGCGCGCAGCAACGAGGACGTCGACTACCCGAACCTGATGTTCCACTTCCTGCCGATCGCGATCCGGTACGACGGCAGCGCGCCCACCGAGGGCCACGGCTACCAGGTGCACATCGGCCCGATGTACGCCGACACCCGCGGGCGTGTGTTGATCCGCTCGACCGACCCGCGCGAGCACCCCTCGCTGCAGTTCAACTACCTGTCCACGCCGACCGACCGCAAGGAGTGGGTCGAGGCGATCCGGGTCGCACGCGACATCCTCACCCAGCCGGCGTTCGCGCCGTACAACGACGGCGAGCTCTCTCCCGGGCCCAGCGTGGAGACCGACGAGCAGATCCTCGACTGGGTCGCCCGCGATGCCGAGACCGCGCTGCACCCCTCCTGCACGGCGAAGATGGGCTCGATCGAGGCGGACCCGATGTCCGTGGTCGACCCGGACACGATGCGGGTGCACGGAGTCGACGGTCTGCGGGTCGTCGACGCCTCTGTCTTCCCCTACGTCACCAACGGCAACATCTACGCCCCCGTGATGATGGTTGCCGAGAAGGCGGCCGACCTGATTGCGGGAAACACGCCGCTGGCCGCGGTCGACGTGCCCTACTACCGCTATCGCGAGAGCACCCCGCTCTACCCGCCAGGGGACCAGCGCAACGCCGCCGGCGTACCCACCACGAAGGAAGACGCCTGA
- a CDS encoding aldehyde dehydrogenase family protein gives MAARAGGRREIRCPADGSLVAEIDEAGPEDTDLAIAAAHRAFHEGPWPRTPARQRGDLLLRVADLLVRDKAQLAREESLDTGKRLVESEYDIEDVVGVFRHYGHVAAEHAGRVVDTGNPGVVSRIVREPVGVCGLITPWNYPLLQASWKVAPCLAAGNTFVLKPSELTPHTAIHLVRLLLEAGLPAGVANLVVGSGPHAGAPLSEDPRVDLVSFTGGLATGKAVMAAASGTVKRVALELGGKNPNVVFADADRAAALDLALAAVFLHSGQVCSAGARLVIEESIHDEFVDAVVERAGRIRLGGPFDDKAQTGPLTSAQHRDKVERYVAAGIAEGAVLRCGGVRPDDPALADGFYYPPTVLDRCSSAMSVTQDESFGPVLTVETFTDEDEAVAIANDSIYGLAGAVWTQDAGKAQRVAARLRMGTVWINDYHPYVPQAEWGGYKQSGIGRELGRAGLDEYQETKHIWHNIDPAAQGWFA, from the coding sequence GTGGCTGCCCGTGCGGGCGGTCGCCGAGAGATCCGCTGCCCCGCAGACGGCAGCCTGGTCGCGGAGATCGACGAGGCCGGACCGGAGGACACCGATCTGGCGATCGCCGCGGCGCACCGAGCCTTCCACGAGGGACCCTGGCCGCGCACTCCGGCGCGACAGCGGGGAGACCTGCTGCTCCGGGTGGCCGACCTGCTGGTGCGCGACAAGGCGCAGCTCGCGCGGGAGGAGTCCCTGGACACCGGTAAGCGGCTGGTCGAGAGCGAGTACGACATCGAGGACGTGGTCGGCGTCTTCCGCCACTACGGCCACGTGGCCGCGGAGCACGCCGGACGGGTGGTCGACACGGGCAACCCCGGCGTGGTCAGCCGGATCGTGCGCGAGCCGGTCGGCGTCTGCGGGCTGATCACCCCGTGGAACTACCCGCTGCTTCAGGCGTCATGGAAGGTGGCGCCGTGCCTGGCCGCCGGAAACACCTTCGTCCTCAAGCCCAGCGAGCTGACCCCGCACACCGCGATCCACCTGGTCCGCCTGCTCCTCGAGGCCGGCCTGCCGGCTGGCGTGGCGAACCTGGTGGTCGGCTCCGGGCCGCACGCCGGAGCTCCGCTCTCGGAGGACCCGCGCGTCGACCTGGTCTCCTTCACCGGTGGTCTGGCTACCGGCAAGGCGGTCATGGCCGCCGCGTCGGGAACCGTGAAACGGGTCGCCCTCGAGCTCGGCGGCAAGAACCCCAACGTCGTCTTCGCCGACGCCGACCGCGCAGCGGCCCTCGACCTGGCCCTGGCCGCGGTCTTCCTGCACTCGGGCCAGGTCTGCTCGGCCGGTGCACGTCTGGTGATCGAGGAGTCGATCCACGACGAGTTCGTCGACGCCGTGGTCGAGCGGGCCGGCCGGATCCGGCTCGGCGGCCCGTTCGACGACAAGGCCCAGACCGGCCCGCTGACCAGCGCCCAGCACCGTGACAAGGTCGAGCGGTACGTCGCCGCGGGGATCGCCGAGGGCGCGGTCCTGCGCTGTGGAGGCGTTAGGCCCGACGACCCCGCGCTCGCCGACGGGTTCTACTACCCGCCCACCGTGCTCGACCGCTGCTCGTCCGCGATGTCGGTCACCCAGGACGAGTCGTTCGGGCCGGTGCTGACCGTGGAGACCTTCACCGACGAGGACGAGGCGGTCGCCATCGCGAACGACAGCATCTACGGGCTCGCGGGTGCGGTCTGGACCCAGGACGCCGGCAAGGCCCAACGGGTCGCCGCCCGGTTGCGGATGGGGACGGTCTGGATCAACGACTACCACCCGTACGTCCCGCAGGCGGAGTGGGGCGGCTACAAGCAGTCCGGGATCGGCCGGGAGCTCGGCCGGGCCGGCCTCGATGAGTACCAGGAGACCAAGCACATCTGGCACAACATCGACCCCGCGGCCCAGGGCTGGTTCGCGTGA
- a CDS encoding IclR family transcriptional regulator, which yields MAIARAGEGVQSVERALNILEVLARVGEAGVTEIAAELDVHKSTAFRLVSTLEGHDLVEQTGDRGKYRLGVGMLRLAGATTARLDLVQEARPICRQLAADTGETVNLAVLSENSALYVDQVAGSSSLQSHNWVGQHIPLHATSNGKVLLSELDGAQLDAALATLPAYTERTITRKSRLRSELSRVRERGYAEAVDELERGLTAVAAPIRNAHGDVIASMSVSGPTFRLADERVAEAVEQLLRAAGEVSFRLGWGRRS from the coding sequence ATGGCGATCGCACGTGCGGGTGAGGGGGTCCAGTCCGTCGAGCGCGCCTTGAACATCCTCGAGGTGCTGGCGAGGGTCGGTGAGGCCGGGGTCACCGAGATCGCCGCTGAGCTCGATGTGCACAAGAGCACTGCCTTCCGGCTGGTCAGCACCCTGGAGGGCCACGACCTGGTCGAGCAGACCGGCGACCGCGGCAAGTACCGCCTTGGAGTCGGGATGCTGCGCCTGGCCGGCGCCACCACCGCCCGGCTGGACCTGGTCCAGGAGGCCCGCCCGATCTGTCGCCAGCTGGCGGCAGACACCGGCGAGACCGTCAACCTCGCGGTGCTCTCGGAGAACTCCGCGCTCTACGTCGACCAGGTCGCCGGCTCCTCGTCACTGCAGTCGCACAACTGGGTGGGCCAGCACATCCCGCTCCATGCCACCAGCAACGGCAAGGTTCTGCTCAGCGAGCTCGACGGGGCCCAGCTCGACGCTGCGCTCGCCACGCTGCCGGCGTACACCGAGCGGACGATCACCCGGAAGAGCCGGCTGCGATCCGAGCTCTCGCGGGTGCGCGAGCGGGGCTACGCCGAGGCGGTCGACGAGCTCGAGCGGGGGCTGACCGCTGTGGCTGCACCGATCCGCAACGCCCACGGCGACGTGATCGCCTCGATGAGCGTCTCCGGGCCGACCTTCCGGCTGGCGGACGAGCGCGTCGCGGAGGCGGTCGAGCAGCTGCTCCGCGCGGCCGGCGAGGTGTCGTTCCGGCTGGGCTGGGGGCGTCGCAGTTAG